One Mycolicibacterium aubagnense genomic region harbors:
- a CDS encoding DUF2637 domain-containing protein yields MDPVEFGRHYDAVGTESSLRSDDLTEARRTYRRAVRFHWAVVIVATSFSIAGNAAEKWAHPASASPLLAALVAATAPVVLLASSEGMALMIKARRRPSRMAWFNLALTGFLALAAFRMSFDSLRDLGIQCGMPASLAWLLPVVIDVPIVQATCNLDELHRIIRPTLYPNGWAQAAEVVDVATVDEPAELVSEPVQEELIGTELEVGPRELHSAVQPVETDRRHEAAAHAVADSRHTKQAPEVIAAVLQKHAAGMKVGRISDELDLHHTTVRRIVNAKQTVAATA; encoded by the coding sequence ATGGACCCAGTCGAGTTTGGCCGCCATTATGATGCGGTGGGCACTGAAAGTTCTTTGCGCAGTGATGATCTGACTGAGGCTCGCCGAACGTATCGCCGGGCGGTGCGGTTCCATTGGGCCGTGGTGATTGTGGCGACCAGTTTCTCGATAGCTGGCAATGCCGCTGAAAAGTGGGCGCATCCAGCATCGGCGTCTCCGCTATTGGCCGCGCTGGTCGCGGCGACGGCGCCGGTGGTCTTGCTGGCCTCGTCAGAAGGTATGGCCCTGATGATCAAAGCGCGGCGGCGGCCGTCGCGCATGGCGTGGTTCAATCTCGCGCTAACCGGATTTCTCGCCTTGGCCGCGTTCCGCATGTCGTTTGATTCGCTGCGGGACTTGGGGATTCAGTGCGGCATGCCGGCGAGCCTGGCGTGGTTGCTGCCGGTGGTCATTGATGTTCCGATCGTGCAGGCAACGTGCAACCTTGACGAGCTGCACCGCATCATTCGACCGACCCTGTACCCGAACGGATGGGCGCAGGCCGCTGAGGTGGTCGATGTCGCGACAGTAGATGAGCCTGCGGAGCTGGTGTCTGAACCTGTTCAGGAGGAGCTGATCGGCACCGAGTTGGAAGTGGGCCCACGAGAGTTGCACTCGGCGGTTCAGCCCGTCGAGACCGATCGACGCCATGAAGCGGCCGCGCACGCCGTTGCGGACTCCCGGCATACTAAGCAGGCGCCGGAGGTGATTGCCGCAGTGCTGCAAAAGCATGCTGCGGGAATGAAAGTCGGAAGGATTAGCGACGAGCTCGATCTGCATCACACCACGGTCCGGCGAATCGTGAACGCCAAGCAGACGGTTGCCGCCACCGCCTAA
- the eccD gene encoding type VII secretion integral membrane protein EccD: MTSTAEQPATTTAAKARPNAPRLCRVSLLIGEDTMLDKVLPAGVPLVTIIEDLWPRVNRDLQRRGVAPLTDATTYTLCWADGHPLEVTTSLDDAGVLDGDLLLLLPVESTERFEPVIEEVATGLARAAAARFRRANADTARRVASGLLVALVVWAEIILAQQWRWSGGWIPAAVSWSIAAALAIAAALAAHAKFEQRQRASDVLAWSAIIAATCAAVLSVPKPSPWCVLAGAATAIAAVKVLNMLTGRFLSTLYALSVVFGVGAVTVMLAPLGWHLKPEQIATTVLMVVLVLVTWADSMGISGSGIPGPRFPSISNKGIFERPDGAPADIVSPVDAGQGQSGADHAKWALKGNRILDGLLTGAAVLTVAASRYAVAPGRDWSWRLLAFTLGVCLILVLRSRSFRDRYHSSVLVVAGVLGVAMVIGRYASASTPPQLSTTLICVGAVAALAVMGLIVALVLPTTRINAPTNRFIQLLEYAPLAVLVPWWLWAIGVLELVRNLPHGV, encoded by the coding sequence ATGACGTCCACAGCTGAACAGCCGGCCACCACCACGGCGGCCAAGGCTCGCCCGAATGCGCCGCGCCTGTGCAGGGTGTCGCTGCTGATCGGCGAAGACACCATGCTCGACAAGGTTCTGCCGGCGGGCGTGCCGCTGGTAACGATCATCGAGGACCTCTGGCCTCGGGTCAATCGCGACCTGCAGCGCCGTGGCGTGGCGCCGCTGACCGATGCAACGACCTACACGTTGTGCTGGGCCGACGGGCACCCGCTGGAGGTGACGACGTCCCTGGACGATGCCGGGGTCCTTGACGGTGATCTGCTGCTGCTGCTTCCGGTGGAGTCCACCGAGCGGTTCGAACCGGTCATTGAGGAAGTCGCGACCGGTCTAGCGCGGGCGGCAGCCGCCCGGTTCCGCCGCGCCAACGCAGACACCGCGCGGCGGGTGGCCAGCGGGCTGCTGGTCGCGCTGGTGGTGTGGGCCGAGATCATCTTGGCGCAGCAGTGGCGCTGGAGCGGGGGCTGGATTCCGGCGGCGGTGTCCTGGTCGATCGCTGCCGCGTTGGCGATCGCCGCCGCGCTGGCCGCACACGCAAAGTTTGAGCAACGTCAGCGGGCATCTGACGTGCTGGCCTGGTCGGCGATCATCGCCGCGACCTGCGCCGCCGTACTGTCGGTGCCAAAGCCCTCGCCATGGTGCGTGCTGGCCGGCGCGGCCACCGCGATCGCCGCGGTGAAAGTGCTGAACATGCTGACCGGCCGGTTCTTGTCCACGCTCTACGCGTTGAGCGTGGTGTTTGGCGTGGGCGCAGTGACGGTGATGCTGGCGCCGCTGGGCTGGCACCTCAAGCCCGAGCAGATCGCCACCACGGTCCTGATGGTGGTGCTGGTCTTGGTGACCTGGGCGGACTCGATGGGCATCAGTGGTTCGGGCATCCCCGGGCCGCGGTTCCCGTCGATCAGCAACAAGGGCATCTTTGAACGGCCTGACGGTGCGCCCGCCGACATCGTGTCACCGGTCGACGCGGGCCAGGGCCAGTCGGGGGCCGACCATGCGAAGTGGGCGTTGAAGGGCAATCGCATCCTCGACGGGCTGCTCACCGGCGCGGCAGTGCTCACGGTGGCGGCGTCGCGGTATGCGGTGGCGCCGGGACGTGACTGGAGCTGGAGACTGCTGGCGTTCACCTTGGGGGTGTGCCTGATCCTGGTTCTGCGCTCGCGCAGCTTCCGCGACCGCTACCACTCCTCGGTGCTGGTGGTGGCTGGGGTGCTGGGCGTGGCGATGGTGATCGGCCGCTACGCCTCGGCGTCGACCCCGCCGCAATTGAGCACCACACTGATCTGCGTGGGCGCGGTCGCCGCCCTGGCGGTCATGGGATTGATTGTGGCGCTGGTCCTTCCGACAACGCGCATCAACGCACCCACCAACCGGTTCATCCAACTCCTGGAGTACGCCCCGCTGGCGGTGTTGGTGCCGTGGTGGCTGTGGGCGATCGGCGTGCTTGAGCTGGTCCGCAACCTGCCGCACGGAGTCTGA
- a CDS encoding type IV secretory system conjugative DNA transfer family protein, translating into MTYTEPYTPYAGLIYNEANQPVKAPSAPHVLLSAPTRTGKTRRILAPAAVMHPGPAVLCSSKPDLAKLVLQRRCAGVTGVIDLRPEQTRVWPQDVRRWVTDPTKSITDADEALTVAEVMLATSGVGFGGAASGSTVAAGGLWESQASRPLACLLYAASPLGNGQGMPWVLQAVEDFGTDNESEQEDGGGAGEIGRPSWLTAYALCPVPELAQPLYGVLVLDGRLRDSVKITVTKAVTPWVRLGLSARKNAAKLDAVDRLSIDSFDVKFLDEPDATLFVIAPNTGTVAGVAVALIDSIIRHFRDKEANDELHHRLLLELDEVCNSCPLPELLTYVGESAGLGVNLMATVQSSEHFKVVYGANYADALRDMFPATLIMYGSHERHLLEQASHWLGETTRRTESYGPQTGHRNLSSNFGQMIGWQELLPQSREEAQLLQRGTAGTRVLIPEWTEWLQIYDEALQRRLERRQAGAWS; encoded by the coding sequence ATGACGTACACCGAGCCCTACACGCCGTACGCCGGATTGATCTACAACGAGGCCAACCAGCCGGTCAAGGCTCCCAGCGCGCCACATGTGTTGCTGTCGGCGCCGACCCGTACGGGTAAGACTCGCCGAATCCTGGCGCCAGCGGCGGTCATGCACCCCGGGCCTGCGGTCTTGTGTTCCAGCAAGCCCGACCTCGCGAAACTCGTTCTGCAGCGCCGCTGCGCCGGCGTGACGGGGGTCATTGACCTGCGCCCGGAGCAGACGCGCGTATGGCCTCAGGACGTGCGCCGCTGGGTGACCGACCCAACGAAGTCGATCACCGACGCCGATGAGGCACTCACCGTTGCGGAAGTCATGCTGGCGACCTCGGGGGTTGGGTTCGGTGGCGCGGCCAGCGGCAGCACGGTCGCCGCTGGCGGACTGTGGGAGTCGCAGGCCTCACGCCCACTGGCGTGCCTGCTGTATGCGGCCAGCCCGCTGGGCAACGGACAGGGAATGCCCTGGGTACTGCAAGCCGTCGAAGATTTCGGCACAGACAACGAATCCGAGCAAGAAGACGGCGGCGGCGCAGGAGAGATCGGCCGGCCGTCCTGGCTGACCGCCTACGCACTGTGCCCAGTCCCCGAGCTCGCCCAACCCCTGTACGGAGTGCTGGTCCTGGACGGCCGTCTCCGCGACAGCGTCAAAATCACCGTCACGAAGGCCGTCACGCCCTGGGTCCGGCTCGGTCTGAGCGCCCGCAAGAACGCAGCCAAGCTCGACGCGGTCGACCGTCTGAGCATCGATTCGTTCGACGTGAAGTTCCTCGACGAGCCCGACGCCACCTTGTTTGTGATCGCACCCAACACCGGCACTGTGGCGGGCGTCGCGGTGGCGCTGATTGACTCGATCATCCGTCACTTCCGCGACAAAGAGGCCAACGACGAACTTCATCATCGCCTGCTGCTCGAACTAGACGAGGTGTGCAACTCATGCCCGCTGCCCGAACTGCTGACCTACGTCGGTGAGAGCGCCGGGCTGGGGGTCAACCTTATGGCCACCGTGCAGTCTTCGGAACATTTCAAGGTCGTCTACGGGGCGAATTACGCTGATGCGCTGAGGGATATGTTTCCCGCAACGCTGATCATGTACGGCTCGCACGAACGGCATCTGCTCGAACAAGCCTCCCACTGGCTGGGGGAGACCACGCGCCGCACCGAGAGCTACGGGCCGCAGACCGGCCACCGAAACCTGTCGTCGAACTTCGGCCAGATGATCGGCTGGCAGGAACTGCTGCCGCAGTCGCGCGAGGAAGCGCAACTGTTGCAACGCGGTACAGCAGGCACGCGGGTGCTGATTCCCGAATGGACTGAGTGGCTTCAGATCTACGACGAGGCACTACAGCGGCGACTGGAGCGCAGGCAGGCTGGGGCGTGGTCATGA
- a CDS encoding S8 family serine peptidase, with product MGSMASRGRAAAALGSVAALVALSAGVAGAIDPPLIPPGPPPADPAPGPDKPMRQIAPCTLTGVLPGSDLRELPLPLELMNLPAAWEVSTGAGVVVGVVDTGVSPQPRLPHLVGAGDYVMGQYGDGLSDCDGHGTVIASLIGAAPSGAPLPIQPPGATVAPAPPGAPAPQPIPPPPPPPTVTVTKTTEAPPPPPPPPPPPPPPPGDAPAWAPPSGAGVPVPLEPPPTGGPDGLVGIAPDAMLLSVRQTAQTFGLVDPGMEGDPQDIRRAGDIDSLASAVVHLANMGAKVINISVVSCVSVDKQQAWDRLGEALRYAAVDKDVVIVSAAGNAHSQGCKQNPPPIPGDRTDPLGKNSVATIVAPALFSDYVLSVGATDNVGAPAVEDAASVHGPWVGVAAPGSNIVGLSMSGQVINGSVDNDKLHPIGGSSFSSAFVAGIAALVRAKFPNLTAHQVIHRIEATAHPPAAGRDTAVGYGVVDAYSALTWDVPPGELLAPGVQRQPLQKPPPPPVVDPAPRLVAIGITSVAVVAVLSVAAALAATRRRNEL from the coding sequence ATGGGGTCGATGGCAAGCCGTGGGCGCGCCGCGGCGGCCCTGGGTTCGGTGGCGGCATTGGTGGCGCTGTCGGCCGGAGTGGCCGGGGCGATCGATCCGCCGCTGATACCACCGGGTCCGCCGCCTGCCGACCCGGCGCCGGGTCCCGATAAGCCGATGCGCCAGATCGCACCGTGCACGTTGACCGGCGTCCTGCCGGGAAGTGATCTGCGCGAGTTGCCCCTGCCGCTGGAGCTGATGAATCTTCCTGCGGCGTGGGAAGTCTCAACCGGGGCCGGCGTCGTGGTCGGCGTGGTCGATACCGGGGTCAGCCCGCAGCCACGCCTCCCGCACCTAGTGGGTGCCGGCGACTACGTGATGGGCCAGTACGGCGACGGATTGTCCGATTGCGACGGGCATGGAACTGTCATCGCCAGCCTGATCGGCGCGGCACCCTCGGGTGCGCCCCTACCGATCCAGCCCCCCGGCGCGACCGTGGCGCCCGCACCACCGGGCGCGCCTGCGCCGCAGCCGATCCCGCCGCCGCCACCACCTCCGACGGTCACGGTGACCAAGACGACGGAGGCACCGCCGCCACCACCTCCACCGCCGCCCCCGCCGCCGCCGCCGCCTGGTGATGCTCCGGCGTGGGCTCCGCCCTCGGGCGCGGGCGTGCCGGTGCCGCTGGAGCCGCCGCCCACCGGCGGCCCTGACGGGCTGGTGGGCATCGCACCGGACGCGATGTTGTTGTCGGTCAGGCAAACGGCGCAAACCTTCGGGCTGGTGGACCCCGGCATGGAGGGTGACCCGCAGGACATTCGGCGGGCCGGGGATATCGACTCGCTGGCCAGTGCGGTCGTGCACCTGGCGAATATGGGCGCCAAGGTGATCAACATCAGCGTGGTGTCCTGCGTATCGGTAGACAAGCAGCAGGCCTGGGACCGTCTCGGTGAGGCACTGCGGTACGCAGCGGTCGACAAGGACGTCGTGATCGTCAGCGCTGCCGGTAACGCGCATAGCCAGGGCTGCAAGCAGAATCCGCCGCCGATCCCCGGCGACCGGACCGACCCGTTGGGGAAGAACTCGGTGGCCACGATCGTGGCCCCGGCCTTGTTCTCGGACTACGTGTTGTCGGTCGGGGCGACCGACAACGTCGGCGCACCGGCGGTCGAGGACGCCGCCTCGGTGCACGGCCCGTGGGTGGGGGTTGCGGCCCCCGGCTCCAACATTGTGGGCTTGTCGATGTCCGGACAGGTCATCAACGGCTCGGTGGACAACGACAAGTTGCACCCGATCGGCGGATCGAGTTTCTCGTCGGCGTTCGTGGCCGGCATCGCCGCGCTGGTGCGCGCCAAGTTTCCGAATTTGACTGCGCACCAGGTGATTCACCGGATCGAGGCCACCGCTCATCCGCCGGCCGCCGGCCGGGACACGGCGGTCGGATACGGCGTGGTCGACGCGTATTCAGCCTTGACGTGGGACGTGCCGCCGGGTGAGCTGCTTGCCCCTGGTGTTCAGCGCCAGCCTCTGCAGAAACCGCCGCCCCCGCCGGTGGTGGACCCGGCACCGCGCTTGGTGGCCATTGGTATCACTTCTGTTGCGGTGGTTGCCGTGTTGTCCGTCGCGGCCGCTCTGGCCGCCACTCGCCGAAGGAACGAATTGTGA
- a CDS encoding DUF1173 family protein, which produces MAIPTAFEVDDELIDDVHAPAAQQLLSQAKTRRLRPLCLCSSPGVPMYIAAAGGELIIKRMPGTAAAHHHRCRSWLPPDELSGYGAVAEQSIVDNPADGTTALRLGFSLSKSGNRAAPEPGGTPANTVQADGNKLSLRAVLHYLWDEAELTSWHPGFAGHRSWGVVYRRLRSAVDGKLVRKTPLEPALFVPEPFSADRKSELEQRRMRAWATARRQPGKSTKLLIGVGEVKAIEPAGHGFKMQVRHLPGHPWYLEEDLYRKLSKRFAVELEHWQLAEAGDVRLIAITTFSVSLAGYANVEQLSLMTTDRNSLPFTGDADRTLLSTAVDQERMFRKVLAYNSSATAMASMDFTDTSPAVAAFIDRPAGDTDDDASIAGMPVWTWRTDEDMPDLPSPETEYSAPL; this is translated from the coding sequence ATGGCGATACCCACTGCGTTTGAGGTCGATGACGAGCTGATCGACGATGTGCACGCCCCGGCGGCGCAACAGTTGCTCAGCCAAGCGAAAACTCGGCGGCTCCGGCCGCTGTGCTTGTGCAGCTCGCCGGGAGTGCCTATGTACATTGCCGCCGCCGGCGGCGAACTGATCATCAAGCGAATGCCCGGAACCGCGGCTGCCCATCATCACCGGTGCCGCTCATGGCTACCGCCCGATGAGCTGTCCGGTTACGGCGCTGTCGCCGAACAGTCCATTGTCGACAACCCGGCCGACGGCACAACGGCATTGCGCCTTGGCTTTTCGCTGTCGAAGTCAGGAAACCGCGCTGCCCCGGAGCCTGGTGGTACGCCGGCGAACACGGTGCAAGCCGATGGAAACAAGCTGTCGCTGCGGGCGGTGTTGCACTATCTGTGGGATGAGGCGGAGCTGACCAGTTGGCATCCCGGTTTCGCCGGGCACCGGTCGTGGGGCGTGGTCTACCGGCGTCTCCGCTCGGCCGTGGACGGCAAACTGGTCCGCAAGACTCCGCTTGAGCCAGCACTGTTTGTGCCCGAACCGTTCTCAGCGGACCGCAAGAGCGAACTCGAGCAGCGCCGGATGCGGGCGTGGGCAACTGCCCGCCGTCAGCCGGGGAAGTCGACCAAGCTGCTGATCGGGGTCGGCGAGGTCAAGGCCATAGAGCCGGCCGGACATGGCTTCAAAATGCAGGTACGACACCTGCCCGGGCATCCGTGGTATCTGGAGGAAGACCTCTACCGCAAGCTCTCCAAACGGTTCGCCGTCGAACTTGAGCACTGGCAGCTGGCCGAAGCCGGTGACGTGCGGTTGATCGCGATCACCACGTTTTCTGTCTCGCTGGCGGGCTACGCCAACGTCGAGCAACTGTCGCTCATGACGACCGATCGCAACTCGCTGCCTTTCACCGGCGACGCCGATCGAACTCTGTTGAGCACGGCCGTCGATCAGGAACGCATGTTCCGGAAAGTGTTGGCCTACAACAGTAGTGCTACGGCGATGGCCTCCATGGATTTCACCGACACCAGCCCTGCGGTGGCCGCCTTCATCGACCGCCCAGCGGGTGACACTGATGACGATGCGTCAATCGCCGGGATGCCAGTGTGGACTTGGCGAACTGACGAGGACATGCCGGACTTACCGTCGCCTGAAACCGAATATTCGGCCCCGTTGTAG
- the eccE gene encoding type VII secretion protein EccE, which yields MKQRPVDVRLDSRTVIAAEIVTGVLALGLAAVHTPWVVALPVGALVALLTVVLTYAGAPLWKWVARGWGWVRHRDREPELPEPFDVTVDDATAGVVVDGNTVCLMIAVWGRKHIPTLIGPQGAETPNTLPLTVIAETMRVQGLRVDVDVIAEGQRTSRDNYSDLYQVNIGGKAAVGQRTTTLLVRFDSHAADTVGAVTYRRDNVDAAAAAAQRITRALNQANCRAKLLTAREYTKAMVAGLGGDTGTTTYRDNWSHLHRGGRGYVTSYFFSAEDLTAEMIDDVWSYPTDHTALVLSLRTDATGPVRMSGLVRLTTVQPLQTPPAAVLNRCTGRQWDALVTALPSASSMGGLPRIPVTEELNAAVSVGASGVMIGKWRDQLLLMPMSDPASTTTVALRTDDDRAVRKLIRRAATNGYAVAVYDPVGRWSMAAGSPRIWFSPDPAAMPPFAATMVVHSGQRPPQLTARTSVAVNPPYALDDADVQDIVIEQQRDVITLRTSRFRTQISDVTFRNEETYLR from the coding sequence GTGAAGCAACGTCCTGTTGATGTGCGGCTCGACAGTCGTACGGTCATCGCCGCAGAAATCGTCACCGGCGTCCTTGCACTGGGTTTGGCGGCCGTCCATACCCCATGGGTTGTGGCACTACCGGTGGGTGCGCTGGTCGCGCTGCTGACGGTGGTGCTCACCTATGCCGGTGCGCCGCTGTGGAAATGGGTCGCACGAGGCTGGGGATGGGTCCGCCACCGCGACCGCGAACCGGAGCTGCCTGAGCCTTTTGACGTCACTGTCGACGACGCTACCGCCGGGGTAGTGGTCGACGGCAACACGGTGTGCTTGATGATCGCGGTGTGGGGCCGCAAGCACATTCCCACACTCATCGGACCACAAGGCGCCGAGACACCGAATACGTTGCCGCTGACGGTGATTGCTGAAACGATGCGGGTACAGGGACTGCGGGTGGACGTCGATGTGATCGCCGAAGGGCAGCGCACATCGCGTGACAATTACTCGGACCTGTACCAGGTCAATATCGGTGGCAAGGCCGCAGTCGGGCAGCGAACAACGACGCTGCTGGTGCGATTCGACAGCCATGCCGCCGACACGGTCGGAGCGGTCACCTACCGTCGGGACAACGTCGACGCCGCCGCTGCCGCCGCGCAACGCATCACCCGCGCGTTGAACCAAGCGAACTGCCGGGCAAAGCTTTTGACGGCGCGCGAATACACCAAGGCGATGGTCGCTGGCCTGGGAGGCGATACCGGCACCACGACCTACCGGGACAACTGGTCGCATCTGCATCGCGGCGGCCGTGGCTATGTCACGTCCTATTTCTTCAGCGCCGAGGATCTGACCGCCGAAATGATCGACGACGTGTGGTCATATCCGACCGATCACACGGCACTGGTGCTCTCGCTGCGGACCGACGCCACCGGTCCGGTACGGATGTCGGGTCTGGTCCGGCTGACCACCGTGCAGCCGTTGCAGACACCCCCGGCTGCGGTGCTCAACCGGTGCACCGGCCGCCAATGGGATGCGCTGGTCACGGCGTTGCCATCAGCGTCGTCAATGGGTGGACTGCCCCGCATCCCGGTCACCGAAGAGCTGAATGCCGCAGTCAGCGTAGGCGCCTCCGGCGTGATGATCGGCAAGTGGCGTGACCAGCTGCTGCTGATGCCAATGTCAGACCCGGCGTCCACCACGACCGTGGCGCTGCGAACCGATGACGATCGCGCTGTGCGCAAGCTGATCCGCAGGGCGGCAACCAATGGGTATGCGGTCGCGGTGTATGACCCGGTGGGCCGGTGGTCCATGGCGGCAGGCTCGCCGCGCATCTGGTTCTCCCCGGACCCAGCGGCTATGCCTCCCTTCGCGGCGACCATGGTGGTGCACAGCGGGCAGCGTCCGCCGCAGCTGACCGCGAGGACTTCGGTCGCGGTCAATCCGCCCTACGCCTTAGATGACGCTGACGTTCAGGACATCGTGATCGAGCAGCAGCGGGACGTTATCACCCTGCGTACCAGTCGGTTTCGGACACAAATCTCGGACGTCACCTTCCGCAACGAAGAAACCTACCTGCGTTAA